From a single Loxodonta africana isolate mLoxAfr1 chromosome 9, mLoxAfr1.hap2, whole genome shotgun sequence genomic region:
- the LOC100653545 gene encoding ret finger protein-like 3, translated as MAKHFEEASRCPMCPAYNENPMYLKCGYLCCLQCINSLQKEPHGEGVLCPVCPVVSQKDDIRSNFQLGKLISKIMELEPQMKKILKMNPRMLRFQVDMILDVDTANNLLTISADLRTVRCGRFKHQLTEHVERFDYALCVLGSTRFTSGRHYWEVDVGTSQDWVLGVCRESARRKGKIQLSTERGFWTVGLRKGGYFFASITPALELCVDPNLGRVGIFLDMDMGSLSFFNMSDGSHVFTFTEISASQTLRPFFGPSVSSNGHQGSLSICPVMNFYYFKFN; from the coding sequence ATGGCTAAACACTTCGAAGAGGCAAGCAGATGTCCCATGTGCCCGGCCTATAATGAGAACCCCATGTACCTGAAATGTGGATACCTCTGCTGCCTCCAGTGCATCAACTCCCTGCAAAAGGAGCCCCATGGCGAGGGTGTGCTGTGCCCTGTCTGCCCTGTGGTCTCTCAGAAGGACGACATCAGGTCCAATTTTCAGCTAGGAAAGCTGATCTCCAAGATCATGGAACTGGAGCCCCAAATGAAAAAGATTCTGAAGATGAACCCAAGGATGCTCAGGTTCCAAGTGGACATGATCTTGGATGTGGACACAGCTAACAACCTCCTCACCATTTCTGCTGACCTGAGGACAGTCCGCTGTGGGCGTTTCAAGCATCAGCTGACAGAGCACGTGGAGAGATTCGACTACGCCTTGTGTGTCCTGGGCTCCACTCGGTTCACTTCCGGCCGCCATTACTGGGAGGTGGACGTGGGAACAAGCCAAGATTGGGTTCTGGGCGTTTGCAGAGAATCTGCTCGTCGAAAAGGAAAGATTCAGCTGTCTACAGAACGTGGATTCTGGACGGTGGGTTTGAGAAAAGGAGGCtacttctttgccagcatcaCGCCTGCCTTGGAGCTCTGCGTGGACCCCAACTTAGGCCGCGTGGGCATTTTCCTCGATATGGACATGGGAAGCTTGTCCTTCTTCAACATGAGTGATGGATCCCATGTCTTCACATTCACCGAGATTTCAGCTTCACAGACTCTACGCCCATTTTTTGGTCCTTCAGTTTCAAGTAATGGTCATCAGGGCTCCCTGAGTATCTGTCCTGTGATgaatttttattactttaaatTCAACTAG